Proteins encoded in a region of the Streptomyces sp. NBC_00310 genome:
- a CDS encoding NAD(P)-binding domain-containing protein, with product MIQPVAVIGAGPFGLSTAAHLRAHGIPVRVFGEPMVSWRDNMPAGMLLKSTPVASNIDAPQHGHTLADYCDAAGIRRLVTDEDLIPVDTFIAYGEWFQQRFVPELERVRVVSVDRGKGGGFELKLDSGELFAARAVVVASGLFGLAHLPAELAGAAVDGPTPTGPVSHSSQHPDLSRFKDKDLIVVGAGQSALEAAVLAAEAGARVRVVARGRGAVAFGAPPWKQPRLRPESPFGRAWSLWALSYYPHPYRYLPATTRHLLVRRVLGPLGAWWLRERFEGRVEVREVARVVRSGVVDGRPRLSLQGHDGRIEEVSADHVIAATGYRVDLGAMGFLGHELRTELVVSRGTPVLGAGFRSSIPGLYFTGLPAAASYGPVMRFVCGTEFASPRLARHLALAHG from the coding sequence GTGATTCAACCGGTAGCAGTCATCGGTGCCGGCCCGTTCGGGCTGTCCACCGCCGCGCATCTGCGTGCGCACGGCATTCCGGTCCGTGTCTTCGGCGAACCCATGGTGAGCTGGCGGGACAACATGCCCGCCGGGATGCTCCTGAAGTCGACCCCGGTGGCGTCGAACATCGACGCCCCGCAGCACGGTCACACGCTGGCCGACTACTGCGACGCGGCGGGCATCCGGCGGCTGGTGACGGACGAGGACCTCATCCCCGTCGACACCTTCATCGCGTACGGGGAGTGGTTCCAGCAGCGGTTCGTGCCAGAGCTGGAGCGGGTGCGCGTGGTGTCCGTCGACCGCGGCAAGGGCGGCGGCTTCGAACTGAAGCTGGACTCGGGGGAGTTGTTCGCGGCACGGGCCGTCGTCGTGGCGAGCGGGCTGTTCGGGCTGGCGCATCTGCCGGCCGAGCTGGCGGGTGCGGCCGTGGACGGACCCACCCCCACGGGGCCCGTCTCGCACAGCTCCCAGCACCCCGACCTGAGCCGGTTCAAGGACAAGGACCTGATCGTCGTGGGCGCGGGGCAGTCCGCCCTGGAGGCGGCGGTACTGGCGGCCGAGGCCGGCGCACGGGTGCGGGTCGTCGCGCGCGGGCGGGGGGCCGTGGCTTTCGGCGCGCCCCCGTGGAAGCAGCCGAGGCTGCGCCCCGAGTCGCCGTTCGGGCGGGCCTGGTCGCTGTGGGCGCTCAGTTACTACCCGCACCCCTACCGGTACCTGCCCGCCACCACCCGGCACCTCCTGGTCCGCCGGGTGCTCGGGCCGCTCGGCGCCTGGTGGTTGCGCGAGCGGTTCGAGGGGCGGGTTGAGGTGCGGGAGGTGGCGCGGGTGGTGCGATCCGGTGTCGTCGACGGGCGTCCGCGGCTCTCCCTCCAGGGACACGACGGCCGTATCGAGGAAGTGTCCGCCGACCATGTCATCGCGGCGACCGGGTACCGCGTCGACCTCGGGGCGATGGGGTTCCTCGGGCATGAACTCCGTACGGAGCTGGTGGTGAGCCGGGGGACGCCGGTGCTCGGGGCGGGGTTCCGGTCGTCGATACCGGGGTTGTACTTCACGGGGTTGCCTGCGGCGGCGTCGTACGGGCCGGTGATGCGGTTCGTGTGCGGGACGGAGTTCGCGTCGCCTCGGCTGGCCCGGCATCTGGCCCTGGCTCATGGGTGA
- a CDS encoding HAD family hydrolase gives MAAPTAYSLIATDLDGTLLRSDDTLSDRSLAALARATGAGAQHLVVTGRPAPRVRPLLEDLGSRGLAVCGQGAQLYDTGADRLLWSVTLDRELAETALGKIEAEVGQVYAAVDQDGVDGLTLIEPGYLMPHPTLPAVRVPRRDDLWCEPISKVLLRHPYLSDDELASAARMAVGSLATVTMSGPGTVELQPCGITKATGLALAADHLGLTPERTIAFGDMPNDIPMFDWAAHGVAMANAHPELKAVADEVTLSNEDDGIAVVLERLFP, from the coding sequence ATGGCCGCACCCACCGCATATTCACTCATCGCCACTGACCTGGACGGAACGCTCCTGCGCAGTGACGACACGCTCTCCGACCGGTCCCTCGCCGCGCTGGCGCGGGCCACGGGGGCCGGTGCTCAGCACCTCGTGGTGACGGGACGGCCCGCGCCGAGAGTGCGCCCACTGCTGGAGGACCTCGGCAGCAGGGGGCTCGCGGTGTGCGGGCAGGGCGCGCAGTTGTACGACACCGGCGCGGACCGGTTGCTCTGGTCCGTCACCCTGGACCGGGAACTCGCCGAGACCGCGCTCGGCAAGATCGAGGCCGAGGTCGGACAGGTGTACGCGGCCGTCGACCAGGACGGGGTCGACGGCCTCACCCTGATCGAGCCCGGCTACCTCATGCCACACCCCACGCTGCCCGCCGTACGGGTGCCGCGCCGGGACGACCTGTGGTGCGAGCCGATCAGCAAGGTGCTGCTGCGCCACCCCTATCTGTCCGACGACGAGTTGGCCTCGGCGGCGCGGATGGCGGTCGGTTCGCTGGCGACGGTCACCATGTCGGGGCCCGGCACCGTCGAACTCCAGCCATGCGGTATCACGAAGGCGACGGGCCTCGCCCTGGCCGCCGACCATCTCGGTCTGACGCCGGAGCGGACCATCGCCTTCGGTGACATGCCCAACGACATCCCGATGTTCGACTGGGCCGCGCACGGGGTCGCCATGGCCAACGCCCACCCCGAACTCAAGGCCGTCGCCGACGAGGTGACCCTCTCCAACGAGGACGACGGGATCGCGGTGGTGCTGGAGAGGCTCTTCCCGTGA
- a CDS encoding LysM peptidoglycan-binding domain-containing protein has protein sequence MPARGKHRRPRSNALTRGVVAAGTGGAALALPLTLATTANAATPTQAAASVQSAPQSAPAVAQPQPTTYTVVSGDTLSSIAREHDTKGGWQRLYRDNRAAVGDNPALIRPGLKLKLNATKASTAARTTTATQASVKTYTNNLDGWIRESLDIMAQKGIPGSYDGIHRNIMRESSGNPLAINNWDSNAAAGTPSKGLLQVIDPTFAAYHVSGTPYDPYDPVANITAACNYAADRYGSIDNVFGAY, from the coding sequence ATGCCCGCACGAGGCAAGCACCGCCGCCCAAGAAGCAACGCGTTGACCCGTGGCGTCGTCGCCGCCGGAACGGGCGGGGCCGCACTGGCCCTCCCGCTCACGCTCGCCACGACCGCGAACGCCGCCACCCCGACCCAGGCCGCCGCCTCCGTACAGTCGGCCCCGCAGTCCGCGCCCGCCGTGGCGCAGCCCCAGCCCACGACGTACACCGTGGTCTCCGGCGACACGCTCTCCTCCATCGCGCGCGAGCACGACACGAAGGGCGGCTGGCAGCGGCTCTACCGGGACAACCGCGCGGCCGTCGGTGACAACCCGGCACTGATCCGCCCGGGCCTGAAACTGAAGCTGAACGCGACGAAGGCGTCCACGGCCGCCCGGACCACCACGGCCACCCAGGCGTCGGTCAAGACGTACACGAACAACCTCGACGGCTGGATCCGCGAGTCGCTGGACATCATGGCGCAAAAGGGAATTCCCGGGTCGTACGACGGGATCCACCGCAACATCATGCGCGAGTCGTCGGGCAACCCGCTGGCCATCAACAACTGGGACTCCAACGCCGCCGCGGGCACCCCGTCGAAGGGCCTCCTCCAGGTCATCGACCCGACGTTCGCCGCGTACCACGTGTCCGGCACCCCGTACGACCCCTACGACCCGGTCGCGAACATCACGGCGGCGTGCAACTACGCCGCCGACCGGTACGGCTCGATCGACAACGTGTTCGGGGCGTACTGA
- a CDS encoding polyprenyl synthetase family protein, translating into MTVVEPFGLSARDQALEADVQAGMTAVEEGLLEATKSEVPFIQEAAQHLLRAGGKRFRPLLVMLAAQFGDPYAPGVVPSAVVVELTHLATLYHDDVMDEAEVRRGVPSANARWDNSLAVLTGDFLFARASHVLADLGPDAVRIQAEAFERLVTGQILETAGPRDGRDPIEHYLDVLGGKTGSLVAVAGRLGALMAGADETVVDVLTQYGERLGVAFQLADDVLDIASDSHESGKTPGTDLREGVATMPVLRLRERAGRLGLPDDIALCELLESDLTDDARHAEALARLRVHPALEQARRDTIRYAEEARAVLAPLPECDAKAALVELCDAVVHRAG; encoded by the coding sequence GTGACCGTCGTCGAGCCGTTTGGGCTGAGCGCGCGGGACCAGGCTCTCGAAGCCGATGTCCAGGCCGGAATGACGGCCGTCGAGGAGGGTCTGCTGGAGGCGACCAAGAGCGAGGTCCCCTTCATCCAGGAGGCCGCCCAGCACCTGCTGCGCGCGGGCGGCAAGCGGTTCCGGCCGCTGCTGGTGATGCTCGCCGCGCAGTTCGGTGACCCCTACGCGCCGGGTGTCGTGCCCTCGGCGGTGGTGGTCGAGCTGACCCATCTCGCCACGCTGTACCACGACGACGTCATGGACGAGGCCGAGGTGCGCCGGGGCGTGCCGAGCGCGAACGCCCGCTGGGACAACTCCCTGGCCGTCCTCACCGGCGACTTCCTCTTCGCCCGCGCCTCGCACGTCCTCGCCGACCTCGGTCCCGACGCCGTCCGTATCCAGGCCGAGGCCTTCGAGCGGCTGGTCACCGGACAGATCCTGGAGACAGCGGGGCCGCGCGACGGACGCGACCCGATCGAGCACTACCTCGACGTGCTGGGCGGCAAGACCGGGTCGCTGGTCGCGGTCGCCGGGCGGCTCGGCGCGCTGATGGCGGGCGCCGACGAGACCGTGGTCGACGTGCTGACCCAGTACGGGGAGCGGCTCGGCGTCGCCTTCCAGCTCGCCGACGACGTCCTCGACATCGCCTCCGACTCGCACGAGTCCGGCAAGACGCCGGGTACGGATCTGCGCGAGGGCGTGGCGACCATGCCGGTGCTGCGGCTGCGCGAGCGGGCGGGCCGACTGGGGCTGCCGGACGACATCGCCCTCTGCGAGCTCCTCGAATCCGACCTCACCGACGACGCCCGCCACGCCGAGGCCCTGGCCCGGCTGCGCGTCCACCCCGCGCTGGAGCAGGCCCGCCGCGACACGATCCGCTACGCGGAGGAGGCCCGCGCCGTCCTCGCACCGCTGCCGGAGTGCGACGCGAAGGCGGCGCTGGTGGAGCTGTGCGACGCGGTGGTGCACCGCGCCGGATAG
- a CDS encoding LolA family protein — translation MAPYETDDSDRSGDAAALAAEADEMRSARRRRAARYVVPVTVLGVAAATIGLVPAFAGSGDPDLPKISAQELIEKIAASDVQQVSGTVKITTDLGLPDLGGLAGGLASQAPSGGDGGSAADPSAKLLELATGTHTLRVAADGPDRQKLSLLDDAAEYSVIHNGDDLWAYDSASNEVYHAKDAGEGKDRRAGKDAPDTAEDVPATPQKLAEEALKAVDDTTSVTVDGTAQVAGRDAYKLVIEPKQSGSTVGAISIAVDAKTGLPLKFTLTPASGGAAVVDAGFTKVDFGRPSASTFDFTPPKGAKVTEADEVEKSGHHESGSGDSVFEGPGKDGAFKDGKGSEGPKGLKGLKGPKGSKDSEGSEEEFASGLDGLKTIGKGWSTIAEFDSGAEGGMPAGGDDSSGDARVDGFLNSLGDQVKGEFGSGTVFKTRLINVLFTDDGKVYAGAVTKDALVKAANAAK, via the coding sequence ATGGCACCGTACGAAACCGACGACAGCGACCGGTCCGGCGACGCCGCCGCGCTCGCGGCCGAGGCCGACGAGATGCGCTCGGCCCGGCGACGCAGGGCCGCGCGGTACGTCGTCCCGGTCACCGTGCTGGGCGTGGCCGCGGCGACCATCGGGCTCGTCCCGGCCTTCGCCGGCTCCGGTGACCCCGATCTGCCGAAGATCAGCGCGCAGGAACTCATCGAGAAGATCGCCGCCTCGGACGTACAGCAGGTGTCCGGCACGGTGAAGATCACCACGGATCTGGGCCTGCCCGACCTGGGCGGCCTCGCGGGCGGCCTGGCCTCGCAGGCGCCCTCCGGGGGCGACGGCGGTTCGGCCGCCGACCCCTCCGCCAAGCTCCTCGAACTCGCCACCGGTACCCACACGTTGAGGGTCGCCGCCGACGGCCCCGACAGGCAGAAGCTGTCGCTGCTGGACGACGCCGCCGAGTACAGCGTCATCCACAACGGCGACGACCTGTGGGCGTACGACAGCGCCTCGAACGAGGTGTACCACGCGAAGGATGCCGGCGAGGGCAAGGACCGGCGAGCCGGGAAGGACGCTCCCGACACCGCCGAGGACGTGCCCGCCACGCCGCAGAAGCTCGCCGAGGAGGCCCTGAAGGCCGTCGACGACACCACGTCCGTGACCGTCGACGGGACCGCGCAGGTCGCCGGGCGGGACGCGTACAAGCTGGTGATCGAGCCGAAGCAGTCCGGTTCGACGGTCGGGGCGATCTCGATCGCCGTCGACGCGAAGACGGGGCTGCCGCTGAAGTTCACGCTCACCCCGGCGAGCGGCGGCGCGGCCGTCGTGGACGCGGGCTTCACGAAGGTCGACTTCGGCAGGCCGAGCGCGTCGACGTTCGACTTCACGCCGCCGAAGGGCGCGAAGGTCACCGAGGCCGACGAGGTAGAGAAGTCGGGCCACCACGAGTCCGGGTCCGGCGACTCCGTGTTCGAGGGGCCCGGTAAGGACGGTGCGTTCAAGGACGGCAAGGGATCCGAGGGACCCAAGGGACTCAAGGGACTCAAGGGACCCAAGGGTTCCAAGGACTCCGAGGGCTCCGAGGAGGAGTTCGCGAGCGGGCTCGACGGGCTGAAGACCATCGGCAAGGGCTGGAGCACCATCGCCGAGTTCGACAGCGGCGCCGAGGGCGGCATGCCCGCCGGCGGCGACGACTCGTCCGGCGACGCCCGGGTCGACGGGTTCCTGAACTCCCTCGGCGACCAGGTCAAGGGCGAGTTCGGCTCGGGTACGGTCTTCAAGACCCGACTGATCAACGTCCTCTTCACCGACGACGGCAAGGTGTACGCGGGTGCCGTCACCAAGGACGCGCTGGTGAAGGCGGCCAACGCGGCGAAGTAG
- a CDS encoding ABC transporter ATP-binding protein: MSDAAIHTQGLTKTFRGGQVAVDHLELTVPGGSVFGFLGPNGSGKTTTIRMLMGLIEPTSGTARVLGRPMPRSVRTVLPQVGALIEGPALYGFLSGRDNLIRYDSADPTADPRNRRTRVAAALDRVGLAAAAGKKAKAYSLGMKQRLGLAAALLQPRRLLVLDEPTNGLDPQGMREIRALVRELASDGTTVFLSSHLLDEIEQVCTHAAVMAKGRLIVQGPVTELAAGARGRLVVTTPDTADAARVLKEQGIGDVVVTEGDGRSDGRNPGEGGRVTAEPPPPDRDLAELNAALVTAGVRVRGFGLERASLEDAFVALTGEGFDVAG; encoded by the coding sequence ATGAGCGACGCAGCCATCCACACCCAGGGGCTGACCAAGACCTTCCGCGGCGGTCAGGTGGCCGTGGACCACCTGGAACTGACGGTTCCCGGCGGCAGCGTCTTCGGCTTCCTCGGCCCGAACGGCTCGGGCAAGACCACCACCATCCGCATGCTGATGGGCCTGATCGAGCCGACCTCGGGCACGGCCCGGGTCCTCGGCCGGCCCATGCCGCGCTCCGTGCGAACCGTGCTCCCGCAGGTGGGCGCGCTCATCGAGGGGCCCGCGCTGTACGGGTTCCTCTCCGGCCGCGACAACCTGATCCGCTACGACTCCGCCGACCCGACCGCCGACCCGCGCAACCGGCGTACGCGCGTCGCGGCCGCCCTCGACCGGGTGGGGCTCGCGGCCGCCGCCGGCAAGAAGGCGAAGGCGTACTCGCTGGGCATGAAGCAGCGGCTGGGCCTCGCCGCGGCACTGCTCCAGCCGCGCCGCCTCCTCGTCCTCGACGAGCCGACGAACGGTCTCGACCCGCAGGGCATGCGCGAAATCCGCGCGCTGGTACGGGAGTTGGCGTCCGACGGCACCACCGTCTTCCTTTCCTCGCACCTGCTCGACGAGATCGAGCAGGTGTGCACCCATGCCGCCGTCATGGCCAAGGGCCGGCTCATCGTCCAGGGCCCGGTGACCGAACTGGCCGCCGGGGCGCGCGGGCGCCTCGTCGTCACCACACCCGACACGGCGGACGCGGCCCGTGTGCTCAAGGAACAGGGCATCGGGGACGTGGTCGTGACCGAGGGAGACGGCCGCAGTGACGGTCGGAACCCGGGCGAGGGGGGCCGGGTGACGGCCGAACCGCCGCCACCGGACCGCGACCTCGCCGAACTGAACGCCGCACTGGTCACCGCGGGCGTCCGCGTCCGCGGCTTCGGCCTCGAACGGGCCTCCCTGGAGGACGCGTTCGTGGCGCTCACGGGGGAGGGCTTCGATGTCGCGGGTTGA
- a CDS encoding ABC transporter permease — translation MSRVDADASQGDAVRAVTPGGRTPSLLWTFGLFRSELVTTFRRWRTIALLGVLAAVPVLVGIAVRIETGDGSSTGGGPGGGGGGGPAFIAQISNNGLFLVFTALAATLPFFLPMAVGVIAGDAIAGEANAGTLRYLLVSPAGRTRLLLTKYATTMTFCLVATLVVAASAMAVGALLFPLGDLTTISGTRIGFAEGLLRALLIALAVAASLIGIAALGLFISTLTNSGIAAMATTVGLLITVQILDQIPQLDALHPYFFSHYWLSFADLMREPVYWDDLQRNFGLQALYAAVFGSAAWARFTAKDITA, via the coding sequence ATGTCGCGGGTTGATGCGGATGCGTCGCAGGGTGATGCGGTGCGTGCTGTCACGCCGGGTGGCCGGACGCCCAGTCTCCTCTGGACCTTCGGGCTGTTCCGCAGCGAGCTGGTGACCACCTTCCGGCGCTGGCGGACCATCGCCCTGCTGGGTGTGCTCGCGGCGGTGCCGGTACTCGTCGGGATCGCGGTGAGGATCGAGACGGGTGACGGGTCGTCGACGGGCGGTGGACCGGGCGGCGGGGGCGGGGGCGGGCCCGCGTTCATCGCGCAGATCAGCAACAACGGGCTGTTCCTGGTGTTCACGGCGCTGGCCGCGACGCTCCCCTTCTTCCTGCCGATGGCCGTCGGCGTGATCGCGGGGGACGCGATCGCGGGCGAGGCGAACGCGGGCACCCTCCGCTATCTGCTGGTCTCGCCCGCGGGCCGGACCCGGCTGCTGCTCACCAAGTACGCGACCACCATGACCTTCTGCCTGGTCGCCACCCTCGTCGTGGCGGCGTCGGCGATGGCCGTGGGGGCCTTGTTGTTCCCTCTCGGCGATCTGACGACGATCTCCGGCACGCGGATCGGCTTCGCCGAGGGCCTGCTGCGGGCGCTGCTGATCGCGCTGGCGGTGGCCGCGTCACTGATCGGGATCGCGGCCCTCGGCCTGTTCATCTCCACCCTCACCAACAGCGGCATCGCCGCGATGGCCACCACGGTCGGGCTCCTCATCACCGTCCAGATCCTCGACCAGATCCCCCAGCTGGACGCCCTCCACCCGTACTTCTTCTCCCACTACTGGCTCTCCTTCGCCGACCTCATGCGCGAACCGGTCTACTGGGACGACCTCCAACGCAACTTCGGCCTCCAGGCCCTGTACGCGGCGGTGTTCGGATCGGCGGCCTGGGCGAGGTTCACGGCGAAGGACATCACCGCGTGA
- a CDS encoding flavodoxin family protein has product MTRRFLFVLGSSRPDGNSEMLARSAAEQLPDDVQQVWIDLARHPLPDFEDLRHDSDHVRPEGDSRALLLEATLAATDLVIVSPLYWYSVSAPVKRYLDHWAGWLRTPGLDFKQTMAGRTLWGVTALAHDEEEVAEPLIGTLNHSAAYLGMRFGGVLLGNGSKPGDVLHDTAALTRAKTFLAGEAPFARFPYDTDAAAV; this is encoded by the coding sequence ATGACCCGCCGCTTCCTGTTCGTTCTCGGTAGCAGCCGGCCGGACGGCAACAGCGAGATGCTGGCCCGCTCGGCCGCCGAGCAGTTACCGGACGACGTCCAGCAGGTGTGGATCGATCTGGCGCGCCACCCGTTGCCGGACTTCGAGGACCTGCGGCACGACAGCGATCATGTGCGGCCGGAGGGGGACAGCAGGGCGTTGCTCCTGGAGGCCACGCTCGCGGCGACGGACCTCGTGATCGTGTCGCCGTTGTACTGGTACTCCGTGTCCGCCCCCGTCAAGCGCTACCTCGACCACTGGGCGGGCTGGCTGCGCACCCCGGGGCTCGACTTCAAGCAGACGATGGCCGGCCGCACCCTCTGGGGCGTCACCGCGCTCGCGCACGACGAGGAGGAGGTCGCCGAGCCGCTGATCGGGACGCTCAACCACTCCGCCGCGTACCTGGGCATGCGCTTCGGCGGAGTGCTGCTGGGCAACGGCAGCAAGCCGGGGGACGTCCTCCACGACACGGCGGCCCTGACCCGCGCGAAGACGTTTCTCGCCGGGGAAGCGCCTTTCGCGCGCTTCCCGTACGACACGGACGCGGCCGCCGTCTGA
- a CDS encoding amidase — MRPHTSLPPGSLPPNGFPTPSAVRIAAAVRARELSAVDVVADTLARIEQAEPALCAFVEVWAEEASRRAAEVDAQVAARVWLPLAGVPIGVKGRAGLRAAAARALVAAGCVPVGATSVPGPGTPWQTWGLGAGGRTVNPWRADRTPGGSSAGSAAAVAAGLVPMATGTDGAGSVRIPAAWCGVVGLKTTNGRLPSADRTGLAAAGVLTRYASDAAAYWRCVTAAVDAPGSGDVGGGGAERDRQKEPDPAGTAQEAEATRPAGTSEAPRAAGTAGTPGRAGTAGSARAVARAEAPYAAGAAQAVGAAQAVGDVAAPLTARWSADLGFADTDPQPAAIAHSAALRLADAGLIRLAGVVRPPVRRANAPVPGDAAPSHTANAPARHPEPQPHPRPLRLEDPGPAWLALRAAPDADPAILQAAQELRAENDRRLAALFAGADLLLTPTTPNAPHGHDGPGDRYSTALTWAFNLSGHPAISIPAGFDADGCPVGLHLVARHGEEALLLRMAGAAEAVRIHPARAPEAPA, encoded by the coding sequence ATGCGACCGCACACCTCCCTGCCACCCGGCTCCCTCCCGCCCAACGGCTTTCCGACGCCCTCGGCCGTACGGATCGCCGCCGCCGTGCGCGCGCGTGAGCTGTCGGCCGTCGACGTCGTCGCGGACACGCTCGCCCGGATCGAGCAGGCCGAGCCCGCGCTGTGCGCGTTCGTCGAGGTGTGGGCCGAGGAGGCGTCGCGGCGGGCGGCGGAGGTGGACGCGCAGGTGGCCGCACGGGTGTGGTTGCCGCTGGCCGGGGTGCCGATCGGGGTGAAGGGGCGGGCCGGGCTGCGGGCCGCGGCGGCGCGGGCGCTCGTCGCGGCCGGGTGCGTCCCCGTGGGGGCGACCTCCGTGCCCGGCCCCGGTACCCCCTGGCAGACCTGGGGACTCGGGGCCGGCGGCCGGACCGTCAACCCCTGGCGGGCCGACCGGACGCCGGGCGGTTCCTCGGCCGGGTCGGCGGCGGCGGTCGCCGCGGGCCTGGTGCCGATGGCGACCGGCACGGACGGCGCCGGGTCGGTACGGATCCCGGCCGCGTGGTGCGGCGTCGTCGGCCTGAAGACCACGAACGGACGCCTGCCCTCGGCCGACCGTACGGGCCTCGCGGCGGCCGGCGTCCTCACCCGCTACGCCTCGGACGCGGCGGCGTACTGGCGTTGCGTGACAGCGGCGGTCGACGCGCCGGGCTCCGGAGACGTGGGAGGGGGCGGGGCGGAGCGCGACCGGCAGAAGGAGCCGGACCCGGCCGGGACAGCCCAGGAGGCCGAAGCGACGCGCCCGGCCGGGACGTCCGAGGCACCCCGCGCGGCCGGGACGGCAGGGACGCCAGGGAGGGCAGGGACGGCCGGTTCTGCGAGGGCAGTCGCGAGGGCCGAAGCGCCGTACGCGGCCGGGGCGGCACAGGCGGTCGGGGCGGCACAGGCGGTCGGCGATGTCGCGGCTCCCCTCACCGCCCGCTGGTCGGCCGACCTCGGGTTCGCCGACACCGACCCCCAGCCCGCCGCGATCGCCCACAGCGCCGCACTCCGCCTCGCGGACGCGGGTCTCATACGGCTCGCCGGGGTCGTACGGCCGCCGGTACGGCGGGCGAACGCGCCCGTACCGGGGGACGCCGCTCCCTCACACACGGCGAACGCGCCCGCGCGGCACCCCGAGCCGCAGCCGCATCCGCGGCCGCTTCGCCTGGAGGACCCCGGGCCGGCCTGGCTCGCCCTCCGCGCCGCACCCGACGCCGACCCGGCAATCCTCCAGGCCGCCCAGGAGCTCCGCGCCGAGAACGACAGGCGGCTCGCCGCGCTCTTCGCCGGGGCCGATCTGCTCCTCACCCCCACCACGCCCAACGCCCCACACGGCCACGACGGCCCGGGTGACCGCTACTCCACGGCGCTCACCTGGGCGTTCAACCTCAGTGGCCACCCGGCCATCAGCATCCCGGCGGGCTTCGACGCCGACGGCTGCCCGGTCGGGCTCCACCTGGTGGCGCGACACGGCGAGGAGGCACTGTTGCTGCGGATGGCAGGTGCCGCCGAAGCCGTCCGGATTCACCCCGCCCGAGCGCCGGAGGCCCCGGCATGA
- a CDS encoding DUF4913 domain-containing protein, with product MTTTVEQHSPEQPLAAPPFILYLDGAEYADEMHALAVWVGDLLLPVYGREVTSQQPWCPRWWEHLEAVARLHALWLAWQELTDPTAGASGPAVWHRDHLGPVMAELRSPNGPFAGCKTGAHRAKQPPTAEPYGTPS from the coding sequence ATGACCACCACCGTCGAACAGCACAGCCCGGAACAGCCGCTCGCCGCCCCGCCGTTCATCCTCTACCTCGACGGCGCCGAGTACGCCGACGAGATGCACGCCCTGGCCGTCTGGGTCGGGGACCTGCTCCTCCCGGTCTACGGCCGCGAGGTCACCTCGCAGCAGCCCTGGTGCCCGCGCTGGTGGGAGCACCTGGAGGCGGTGGCTCGGCTGCACGCCCTGTGGCTGGCCTGGCAGGAGCTCACCGACCCGACGGCGGGCGCGTCGGGCCCGGCGGTGTGGCACCGCGACCACCTCGGCCCCGTCATGGCCGAACTCCGCTCCCCCAACGGCCCGTTCGCGGGCTGCAAGACGGGCGCCCACCGCGCGAAGCAGCCGCCGACCGCGGAGCCGTACGGGACGCCCTCTTGA